atctcatttgtttaaaagacctccggaaaacaggcaaatctcaacataacacagagtgttacgtaacagtctggatcattaatatgtacgctcccaatatttgcatatgccagcccatgttcaagccattagacaagggcaaaacgtctggatgtgcacagctgaataatcagactaggtaagcaagcaaggacaatagtgaaaaattgtctttctaaatgtttcgttagcatgttgctaatgtactgttaaatgtggttaaagttaccatcgtttattactgtattcacagagacaagagagctgtcgctattttcatttttaaacacttgcagtctgtataattcataaacacaactccattctttataaatctctccaacagtgtagcattagccattagccacagagcatagcctcaaattcattcagaatcaaatgcaaacatccaaataaatactgtactcacgcgattagacatgctgcatgatgaagactttgtaaagatccattttgagggttatattggctgtttgaactttgtgtttgctgtttaaggcagttgaGAGCTCGCGGGATCgggggagcgggagatttaaaggggacacacgcttaatcggtgcatatgtaataatggctcaaaataggcagttaaaaaaattaatttaaaaaaatctatggggtattttgagctgaaacttcacagacacgttcaggtgagaccttagacttatattacatcttttgaaaaggggttctagggcacctttaagcttttaatctctaaaaacatgaagtgaatgaacCACATACAAAGTTTTATCCTCCTTTAGAACTGTTTGATTAATTGTATGATTAATGCCAGTATGCAACATGCTACTCAAAAAGTTGCAAAACCTCGGATTTAACTTAAGCAGaagctgattttcaaaattgtgagtgtcaagcctagctcttttgggcctaaaaatcaatcctgcagtgcctgaaacactggtgtctgaaacacaggccagatatccatccagctctttgctggcttcatgtgttgtctgtttcaaaGAAGCGAAAAAGTCTCCATCATCAGATGAACTGTTGGCCACGGGTGCTCTTGATTCTGTGGCTGATTTTtgacttcctccattttcttccactgactgttataatttccaggtcaacaaagagtatagaacccaagaggcgacactctgatactttttaggcaacagtcactagatggcgctccggtagcgcggccgccattatggggtaaaaaatactaactggagcattgaatccttcacatcttacgcaccgaAAATcagcgaatttcactgccaaatcagaagcgcagtagaacagtttttaaattaagtcaccagtaaattgtatggctcccacagtaaatgttgtattgtcttatatatgctttattttaccagctgtggaatccaaccattcaaccatctgaggtaacgtagttagcctactttattgagtatttccattttatgaaactttacacatttattaatagtaaattaataattaatacatttaagatcatcatattTACAGCGATCagtatatttcagacctagtggagtattagtaataatatctaggtctgaattgaaataagctatattgtacgttttaatggatcactctacaaacataatgatcttataatacatgatgcattgctgtgtccgttatcgcataattcccacttttggacacttttacttcaatggacattagacaacactgcaaaatcaagctattatattcatatatttattgtccaacattctcaatttttctgatgcatgtcatattttaatttcatatgtcggtattaattcagtgtttataagtctaatactaatactagatcttttaaagaattttaacccaaactgactgagagcaaaaaggttttgtgaaaaagttttttttttttttttttttttttttaacaaagcagctgatattgccatagaaactagtggactgccaaatcgctttcaccccaaaatggcggaaatgcGAGGCCGCTGCTGGCgcaggtgttgcaatggaacattctgttgagtgtcgcttcttgttagtgtatattctttgaggtcaaggtgctgtgcattgtggtaattgatgcaacatgacgtcacttccaaaggaccaatgaacatgtctgaccaatttcatggaatgtgaaaatgaatctcattgaataaataacctttaaattaaactggtcatcagcacaattcagttggtttggtaatagcaaaggaaaatagaatgaagtgatctccaaaaaataagtactttttgactgtaaataaaattgtaaggagtaaaaagtactcctttttctcaaaaaatgtaatcaagtaaaagtaaaagtattgatttttaaatgtactcaagtaaagtaaaaatccccaaaaataatacttaagtacagtaatcaagtaaaattactcaagtactttacacctctgtttAAAACTGTGTTTTGTAAGATGTTGGTGAACACATAACTGTGTATTGCTATTGCAGTGATAGATTTAGTATTTGTGAGACGCTGTTGTGTTTGTCAATTTTTCCAGCATCTGCGTTTCACTAGATCATCTGAGGGATTTGACTGAATCAAGATGCTGCTGATCATTGAAGCTCTTCTTCTCATTTTAGCTGCTCTAGGACAGGTAAGCTTGTGTTTCTAGTATGAATATTACAGACATGAATACTGATGATTGATCATTATGATTCCTGTTGCTGCAGGATCACAGAGCTGCTGCAGGACAGAAATATCCATTAAATATGGCACTGAATTCTGTTGATGACCAATATGAGGGCTGTAAAGAGAACATGTCAGACCTGGTGAAGACAAAATATCTAGAGAAGGAAATCAAAGACTCTTCTGAATTTAGGGATACTTGGCACGATGGTGAAAATAAAGCCAAGAAACCACAGGATAATTTGAAACAGATTCATTCAGTCGCCATTTATGTGTACACTAACAACAATTCGCATGTATATCGTAATTTCAACAATGCTGTTCGTACtgacaaacaaaaatacaaagacCAGGAATTCAAATGGTATTCACTTCACTTTCTGTTAACAGAAGCGGTACAGATTctgaataaaacacaaaacaaatgcTATTCGACTTATCGTGGTACGACTGTTGAGTTTGATAAGAATGTTCTGAACACAGAGGTTCGTTTTGGTTCATTTACGTCCTCCTCGCTTGATCGTAAAGTAGCAAATGATTTTGGACCTAAAGCTTGTTTTGAAATTGAAACTTGTGAAGGTGCTAATGTGATCAAATACTCCAAGTATCCTGACCAGAAAGAGGTACTGATTCCTCCATATGAGAAATTTACAGTTGTTGATGTCAAGACAAAAGGTCAGGAAGGTGCCTGGTGTGACACTGTGTTTAAGTTAAAAAGCTCTGGGAAAATAAGTTACCTTAACTGTGGTGCTGATGTAAAACTGGTACAAGACAGGGCCAAACTTTAAATTTTCAATCATTTTGTCTTGTCAAGTCAAAAGTTGCTTcctttataatgtttttttctgttctgttcATGCCTGAGTTTCTTGGTTGGTTTTTGTTAATTAGTTCAGTTCTCCTTTGTTCCctgcatttttatgtttgtcggttaaaaaaaaaagtgtccgtATGAAACCGCAAAAACATGCTATGAAGCGCTGTCAAGAGCATGTCAAACCAACAGATGGCGATATAACCCTAACCGTAAAGCCATGTTGGCCAATCAGATGTCTGGAATACATTTTATTACCGTTTCTGGTTCCAATCAAAATCTCCGGTTTTACCATCTACATGAACCATCTACCACAGGGctcgtcaactggcggcccgccaATCATTTTCATCTGGCCTGCGGCTCCTCagtctccctcctcctcctttcCTGGCAGTGCGGCTAAATTTGGTTAGATCCGTGGCCTAcatatcataatataatattatttgacAGTGGTAGTGAGTAGCCATGTATGGTTTTACCTGTGGTTACCAAGTCTCACTGTGagaatatattcaaataagcgtaataattaataaaagtaaaaagtaaaaaaggcCTGAACTGTGCAGTGGCTTTCAAGAAACCAACCAAGTCTGtaaaaaatttcaaaatttgttGTACCATGAACAAAAAGATGCTTGGAATTAACACGGTTACATGATTTACAATGAccaatgtgattttttttctttctttccttttagTAGAGTATAATCGGTAGTATGTCAGAAAACATCATTTGTTAAGTATTGTTAATTTCAATAATGGAATAAAATTTGTAATTGACCAAATAAAGTTGCTTCACGGTGATTTTATGTGTCCCTAATTTATTTCTTCAGTTAGACATAGTCTTGTTGCGTCACATGACTGATAAGGCTGTACTAAGTTGCAGCAGCATGCTAATTCAGACCAAGCAATCACACCCAGGGCCTATACCATGAAGCCTACACCTATACCAGTTTAGGTGGCTAGCCAGGCATGTTTCAGTTTAGCTTATTCCAACCCTGGGTTTTAggtaaaaaagtgttttggattttagcggtgttcatcgTCAAAGTAACTAACACTCCATGGCTAACATCAAAGCCTGACTGgattggtttggttttgtcaactcaaaACTTATCCCACAATCCTGAGTTTGTTTAACTACCATCATGATATGAGCATAATGGTTTATACTTTCATCTCATACATTAACATTGTTTCATTTCTTAGCGTGCTAACATACACCAATGCAAGCTAGCAGTTCACTAAAAAGATTATTTGTTTGAATGTACTTTTTTCTAGTCTAGTTATACAAATTTTAATTGAATTGCTTGCATTTGTGAAACCACAAACACACTAGGCCTTCAGAGGTGTTGCATTAAACTGAACACTTTCTTACTGCTAAAAATGTGCTGGATGCATCAACATTACACTTCACATGCCTCGCAGCAAGCTAAATATCTGAGAATGAATATTTGCTGCATCGTAACACATTTGAATTTCAATAAGGATTTTCTGAACATATACATTTTGTCTGCTTAGAGTTTGTTCACTTAgagttttttaaacatttggtaCCAATGACCCTCCAATATGCTAAATTCCCTTGTGATCGACCTAATAATCTTTCTCCTGGTTTCTCAGTAAGAGAGCAGCTTGCATCCTGGTGGTCTCAATGCTTCAGATTTTGGTTGTCCTGGGTCTGGTGGACCTAGAGGTCTCACTACCAACAGCTGCACTTCCTGTAATGGCAGTTGCCATTTGGTATGTTTGGGTCGCATACAAGCTATCAGCTCTTCCAGAAGTGGATAAGTCCACTCCAGCCCCCAAGCCCTGTCCAGAGCCTGTTCCAGCCCACAAGTCCAGTCCAGAGCCCGTTCCTATCATGAGTCCAGTCCAG
This genomic stretch from Megalobrama amblycephala isolate DHTTF-2021 linkage group LG2, ASM1881202v1, whole genome shotgun sequence harbors:
- the LOC125262796 gene encoding ecto-ADP-ribosyltransferase 5-like, which codes for MLLIIEALLLILAALGQDHRAAAGQKYPLNMALNSVDDQYEGCKENMSDLVKTKYLEKEIKDSSEFRDTWHDGENKAKKPQDNLKQIHSVAIYVYTNNNSHVYRNFNNAVRTDKQKYKDQEFKWYSLHFLLTEAVQILNKTQNKCYSTYRGTTVEFDKNVLNTEVRFGSFTSSSLDRKVANDFGPKACFEIETCEGANVIKYSKYPDQKEVLIPPYEKFTVVDVKTKGQEGAWCDTVFKLKSSGKISYLNCGADVKLVQDRAKL